From a single Micromonospora sp. WMMD1102 genomic region:
- a CDS encoding ABC transporter permease encodes MTAPAATAVRVPVRVRVPGAIAVADFRERVRRPAYAMVLATAVGLGYLAVPAVDGRWVVFNMGDEYRGVYNSAYVGTVTALAGALWLAFAGFYVVRGAVVRDERTRVGELLAATPLSRPGYLLGKFLSNLLVLGSMLGVLAGTAVLMQLARGEDRAVDPVALLLPFGLLALPVLAVTAAAAVLFETVRPLRTGFGNVVWFFLAMIGMILAQDPDAPLGGLGVQQVAGSIRARLVDAGLGPGGEFSLGLMYLDAPLRTIEWSGFVPDAAFVGQRLLLGLIAVGMAVLPALWFGRFDPARAGRRRPAVPPGAGPSLPVAAGPGPAGVGWDAPARPRFAEAAPSWIRGGRRQPGPPQPGRAADSTTRVRPGGLPAVDGLGGLPAVDGLGRLLGAELRVLRRAGSRWWWLGVLLLALAGGLAPLPAVSTVVLPLAWIWPVLLWSRLGTRSHEYGLAGLLGAYPALRRRMLAEWLAGVTLAGLTGLVPMLRMLLAVDAPGLAAWGAGALFVPSLAYAAGILTRTERIFQVGYLAIWYLTLNGVAAFDVMGAVRVDGRPAGPVPLLVAGCALALLGLALLVGTLRHSRR; translated from the coding sequence GTGACCGCCCCCGCCGCGACGGCGGTACGGGTGCCCGTACGCGTCCGGGTGCCCGGCGCGATCGCCGTCGCCGACTTCCGCGAGCGGGTACGCCGCCCGGCGTACGCGATGGTGCTGGCCACCGCGGTCGGCCTGGGCTATCTGGCGGTGCCGGCGGTCGACGGCCGCTGGGTGGTGTTCAACATGGGCGACGAGTACCGGGGCGTCTACAACAGTGCCTACGTCGGCACGGTCACCGCGCTCGCCGGAGCACTCTGGCTGGCCTTCGCCGGTTTCTACGTGGTGCGCGGTGCCGTCGTCCGAGACGAGCGCACCCGGGTCGGCGAGCTTCTCGCCGCCACCCCGCTGTCCCGGCCGGGCTACCTGCTCGGAAAGTTCCTGAGCAACCTGCTGGTGCTGGGTTCGATGCTCGGTGTCCTCGCCGGCACCGCCGTGCTGATGCAGCTCGCCCGGGGCGAGGACCGGGCGGTGGACCCGGTCGCACTGCTGCTGCCGTTCGGCCTGCTGGCCCTGCCGGTACTGGCGGTCACCGCCGCGGCGGCGGTGCTCTTCGAGACGGTACGGCCGCTGCGGACCGGGTTCGGCAACGTCGTCTGGTTCTTCCTGGCGATGATCGGGATGATCCTGGCGCAGGATCCGGACGCGCCGCTCGGCGGGCTCGGTGTGCAGCAGGTGGCCGGCTCGATCCGGGCCCGGCTGGTCGACGCGGGACTGGGGCCGGGCGGCGAGTTCAGCCTCGGCCTGATGTACCTCGACGCTCCACTACGGACGATCGAGTGGTCCGGCTTCGTCCCGGACGCCGCCTTCGTCGGGCAACGGCTGCTGCTCGGTCTGATCGCGGTCGGGATGGCGGTGCTGCCCGCGCTCTGGTTCGGCCGGTTCGACCCGGCCCGCGCCGGCCGGCGCCGGCCAGCCGTCCCGCCCGGTGCGGGGCCGTCGCTACCGGTCGCGGCGGGGCCGGGCCCGGCGGGCGTGGGGTGGGACGCACCGGCCCGGCCACGGTTCGCCGAGGCGGCGCCCTCCTGGATCCGTGGCGGGCGGCGTCAACCCGGCCCGCCACAGCCGGGCCGCGCCGCCGACAGCACCACCCGGGTACGCCCCGGCGGGCTTCCTGCGGTCGACGGCCTCGGCGGGCTTCCCGCAGTCGACGGCCTCGGCCGGCTGCTCGGCGCCGAGCTGCGGGTACTGCGCCGTGCGGGGTCCCGCTGGTGGTGGCTCGGGGTACTGCTGCTCGCCCTGGCCGGCGGGCTGGCACCCCTGCCGGCGGTGTCGACGGTGGTACTGCCGCTGGCCTGGATCTGGCCGGTACTGCTCTGGTCCCGGCTCGGCACCCGCAGCCACGAGTACGGCCTGGCCGGACTGCTCGGCGCGTATCCGGCGCTGCGCCGCCGGATGCTCGCGGAGTGGCTCGCCGGGGTGACCCTGGCCGGGCTGACCGGACTGGTGCCGATGCTCCGGATGCTGCTGGCCGTGGACGCTCCCGGGCTGGCCGCCTGGGGCGCCGGTGCGCTCTTCGTCCCGTCCCTCGCCTATGCCGCCGGGATACTCACCCGGACCGAGCGGATCTTCCAGGTCGGGTACCTGGCGATCTGGTACCTGACGCTGAACGGTGTCGCCGCGTTCGACGTCATGGGCGCGGTACGCGTCGACGGCCGCCCGGCCGGACCGGTGCCGCTGCTGGTCGCCGGCTGCGCGCTCGCCCTGCTCGGCCTCGCGTTGCTGGTCGGCACCCTCCGGCACTCCCGCCGCTGA
- a CDS encoding response regulator transcription factor produces MRVVLAEDGVLLREGLAGLLGRFGFEVVAAVADAEALGAAVEEYAPDLVLTDIRMPPDFTDEGLRAAVRLRRAHPGLAVVALSQYVEQSYAAELLDSGGGRGVGYLLKDRVVDVAEFVGALRQVVAGGTVVDPEVVRQLLRRRRDPLARLSGREREVLALVAEGRSNAAIARVLVVSEAAVGKHVGNILAKLDLPPTEDTNRRVLAVLAYLTDR; encoded by the coding sequence ATCCGGGTGGTCCTCGCCGAGGACGGCGTACTGCTCCGGGAGGGGCTGGCCGGGCTGCTCGGCCGGTTCGGCTTCGAGGTGGTGGCCGCCGTCGCGGACGCGGAGGCGCTCGGCGCCGCGGTCGAGGAGTACGCCCCGGATCTGGTGTTGACCGACATCCGGATGCCGCCGGACTTCACCGACGAGGGGCTGCGGGCGGCGGTACGGCTGCGCCGGGCCCACCCCGGGCTGGCCGTGGTGGCGCTGAGCCAGTACGTCGAGCAGAGCTACGCCGCCGAGCTGCTCGACTCCGGCGGCGGTCGCGGGGTCGGCTACCTGCTCAAGGACCGGGTGGTCGACGTGGCGGAGTTCGTCGGCGCGCTCCGCCAGGTGGTCGCCGGCGGCACCGTCGTCGACCCCGAGGTGGTACGCCAACTGCTGCGGCGGCGGCGCGACCCGCTGGCCCGGCTCTCCGGCCGGGAGCGGGAGGTGCTGGCGCTGGTCGCCGAGGGACGCTCCAACGCGGCGATCGCCCGGGTGCTGGTGGTCTCCGAGGCGGCCGTGGGCAAGCACGTCGGCAACATCCTGGCCAAACTCGACCTGCCGCCGACCGAGGACACCAACCGACGGGTACTCGCGGTGCTGGCCTACCTCACCGACCGGTAA
- a CDS encoding ATP-binding cassette domain-containing protein: protein MLELHDIVKVYRGGHRAVDGVTLRLGPGLLGLLGPNGAGKSSLIRIAATVTRPTSGRVSFDGADVLARPDRLRRVLGYLPQDFGVYPQLTAREFLGFLAAAKGLPARTARTRVDELLELVNLSSAARRPLGGYSGGMLRRVGIAQTLLADPRVIVVDEPTAGLDPEERVRFRNLLGELAVDRVVVLSTHIVPDIESVAHRIVVVAQGRTRRQGSPEELLRATDGRVWELLADPAEVPRIQARHLVSRLVRTSFGVRVRLLSAQSPGPAASPVPPDLEDAYLDAVHQPTLSTADDPPAGHDRRAGDDPPAGHDRRAGGGGPTGPDDRSTGPHPHGGHQTWPVPR from the coding sequence GTGCTCGAACTGCACGACATCGTGAAGGTCTACCGAGGTGGACACCGGGCGGTCGACGGCGTGACGCTCCGGCTCGGACCGGGGCTGCTGGGCCTGCTCGGGCCGAACGGAGCCGGCAAGTCGTCGCTGATCCGGATCGCCGCCACGGTCACCCGGCCCACCAGCGGTCGGGTCAGCTTCGACGGCGCCGACGTACTCGCCCGGCCGGACCGGCTGCGTCGGGTACTCGGCTATCTGCCGCAGGACTTCGGGGTCTATCCCCAGTTGACCGCCCGGGAGTTCCTGGGCTTCCTCGCCGCCGCCAAGGGGCTGCCGGCGCGGACCGCCCGGACCCGGGTCGACGAACTGCTGGAGCTGGTCAACCTGAGCAGCGCCGCCCGCCGCCCGCTGGGCGGGTACTCCGGTGGGATGCTGCGCCGGGTCGGCATCGCGCAGACCCTGCTGGCCGACCCCCGGGTGATCGTGGTCGACGAGCCGACCGCCGGGCTGGACCCCGAGGAGCGGGTGCGGTTCCGCAACCTGCTCGGCGAATTGGCGGTCGACCGGGTGGTGGTGCTATCCACGCACATCGTCCCGGACATCGAGTCGGTGGCGCACCGGATCGTCGTCGTCGCGCAGGGGCGGACACGCCGCCAGGGCAGCCCGGAGGAACTGCTCCGGGCGACCGACGGGCGGGTCTGGGAACTGTTGGCCGACCCGGCCGAGGTGCCGCGCATCCAGGCCCGTCACCTGGTCAGCCGGCTCGTCCGGACCAGCTTCGGGGTGCGCGTCCGGCTGCTCTCGGCGCAGTCGCCCGGCCCGGCCGCCAGCCCGGTCCCGCCGGACCTGGAGGACGCCTACCTGGACGCCGTCCACCAGCCGACCCTGTCCACCGCGGACGACCCTCCTGCCGGGCACGACCGGCGGGCCGGGGACGACCCTCCTGCCGGGCACGACCGGCGGGCCGGGGGCGGCGGTCCCACCGGGCCCGACGACCGATCCACCGGGCCCCACCCGCACGGCGGGCACCAGACGTGGCCGGTGCCCCGGTGA
- a CDS encoding sensor histidine kinase — MTRPRPRTLLEAVARRRFPLTGWPWRALAYLLGTPPVAFAAGVPLALLGLPWLYLLGRGTGITELPLGTLALLLALGAVLLGGLGPLVALPLAGLERLRLRLVDNRPVSSGHRPVPAADPWSWLRTRYAEPATWLALLHAGLLGTVGLLLSATAGVLLLLVAVLVAGPVLLHTGDGPISIGFARIDTVAEAVPYSLLGLVLLAVSPYPLAMLAAGQGALTRALLGGAGGQDRLRTELVEVARSRARLVDAFEAERRRIERDLHDGAQQRLVSLTLQLGLARLEIPAGSPGAAAVADAHEQAKLFMTELRELIRNIHPKVLTDRGLPAAVRDLADSSAVPVTVEAELPARLPNPVEGTAYFVVAEALTNVAKHSGATAATVTLRLRGERLTVEVADDGRGGAEPGHGSGLTGLADRVAGVDGRMLLSSPPGGPTLLRVELPC, encoded by the coding sequence GTGACCCGGCCCCGCCCCCGTACCCTGCTGGAAGCCGTCGCCCGGCGCCGGTTCCCGCTGACCGGCTGGCCGTGGCGGGCGCTCGCCTACCTGCTCGGCACCCCGCCGGTGGCGTTCGCCGCCGGTGTCCCGCTCGCGCTGCTCGGCCTGCCCTGGCTCTATCTGCTCGGCCGGGGCACCGGGATCACCGAGCTGCCGCTCGGCACGCTGGCGCTGCTGCTGGCGCTCGGTGCGGTACTGCTCGGCGGGCTCGGCCCGCTGGTTGCGCTGCCGCTGGCCGGGCTGGAGCGGCTCCGGCTGCGCCTGGTCGACAACCGCCCGGTCAGCTCTGGACACCGGCCCGTCCCCGCCGCCGACCCGTGGTCCTGGCTGCGGACCCGGTACGCCGAGCCGGCCACCTGGCTGGCGCTGCTGCACGCCGGCCTGCTCGGCACGGTCGGGCTGCTCCTCTCGGCCACCGCCGGTGTGCTGCTGCTCCTGGTCGCGGTGCTGGTCGCCGGCCCGGTGCTGCTGCACACCGGCGACGGCCCGATCTCGATCGGGTTCGCGCGGATCGACACCGTCGCGGAGGCGGTGCCGTACTCGCTGCTCGGGCTGGTGCTGCTGGCCGTCTCGCCGTACCCGCTGGCGATGCTGGCCGCCGGGCAGGGGGCGCTGACCCGGGCACTGCTCGGCGGCGCCGGTGGCCAGGACCGGCTGCGCACCGAGCTGGTCGAGGTGGCCCGGTCCCGGGCCCGGCTGGTGGACGCGTTCGAGGCCGAACGGCGCCGGATCGAACGCGACCTGCACGACGGGGCGCAGCAGCGGCTGGTCAGTCTCACCCTGCAACTCGGGTTGGCCCGGCTGGAGATCCCGGCCGGCAGCCCGGGTGCGGCGGCGGTGGCGGACGCGCACGAGCAGGCGAAACTCTTCATGACCGAGCTGCGGGAGCTGATCCGGAACATCCATCCCAAGGTGCTCACCGACCGGGGCCTGCCGGCGGCGGTACGCGACCTCGCCGACTCCTCGGCGGTGCCGGTGACCGTCGAGGCGGAGTTGCCGGCGCGGCTGCCGAACCCGGTGGAGGGGACGGCGTACTTCGTCGTCGCCGAGGCACTAACCAACGTCGCCAAGCACAGCGGGGCGACGGCGGCCACGGTCACGCTGCGGCTGCGGGGCGAGCGGTTGACGGTCGAGGTCGCCGACGACGGTCGCGGCGGCGCCGAGCCCGGCCATGGCAGCGGGTTGACCGGACTGGCCGACCGGGTGGCCGGAGTCGACGGAAGAATGCTGCTGTCCAGCCCGCCGGGCGGGCCGACGCTGCTGCGCGTGGAACTGCCGTGCTGA
- a CDS encoding hemerythrin domain-containing protein, with translation MTTEKQHWLTRRTGVLPTAPPTERLSPKSVLDESTRPNAPEPPPEVTFTHQGRYAGRHLVDVHDHYRAELRQVRDLLQQVREGTAAIGDARDEINVMTVRANDWTLGGVCQAQCRAVATHHTMESQGVFPHLRRSQPDLAAVLDRLHSEHLAIHEVLEGVDAALVHLARNPTDYGPISEAIDLLTDTLLSHFAYEEAQLIGPLARHGFYPGQV, from the coding sequence ATGACCACCGAGAAGCAGCACTGGCTGACCCGGCGGACGGGCGTACTGCCGACCGCCCCGCCGACCGAGCGGCTCAGCCCGAAGAGCGTGCTGGACGAGTCGACCCGACCGAACGCACCCGAGCCGCCGCCGGAGGTCACCTTCACGCACCAGGGCCGGTACGCCGGCCGGCACCTCGTCGACGTGCACGACCACTACCGGGCGGAACTGCGGCAGGTCCGCGACCTCCTCCAGCAGGTCAGGGAGGGCACGGCCGCGATCGGCGACGCCCGCGACGAGATCAACGTGATGACCGTCCGGGCCAACGACTGGACCCTCGGCGGCGTCTGCCAGGCCCAGTGCCGCGCGGTGGCGACCCATCACACCATGGAGAGTCAGGGCGTCTTCCCGCATCTGCGGCGCAGCCAGCCGGACCTGGCGGCCGTACTGGACCGGTTGCACTCCGAGCACCTGGCGATCCACGAGGTGTTGGAGGGGGTCGACGCGGCGCTCGTGCACCTGGCCCGCAACCCGACCGACTACGGCCCGATCAGCGAGGCGATCGACCTGCTCACCGACACCCTGCTGTCGCACTTCGCCTACGAGGAGGCACAGCTGATCGGCCCACTCGCCCGGCACGGCTTCTATCCCGGCCAGGTCTGA
- the alaS gene encoding alanine--tRNA ligase produces the protein MRSSEIRRTFLDYFTERGHTSVPSSPLIPDNPTLLLTIAGMNQFTPYFLGESTPPARRLTSVQKCVRTSDIDNVGRTTRHATFFEMLGNFSFGDYFKTEAVAYAWELFTRHYQLDPERLWATVYTGDEETVDLWRRIGVPERRIQRLGMADNYWSTGVPGPAGPSSELCYDRGPAFGAEGGPAVDGERYVELWNLVFMQHRRGEGGVKEDFPILGDLPRRNIDTGLGLDRLAAILQDVETVCQTDLLAPTLHLVAELAGRPYPGRDGSLESVSFQVVAEHARSIAFLVADGVLPGNEGRGYVLRRIMRRAVRHARTLGITGPVLGAVTGSVVANLGEAWPELVDRRELVESVTAHEEEAFGGTLRQGGRLLDAAIGRARQTDAGRLSGETAFELHDTYGFPIDLTVEAARAAGLDVDRDRYATLLDEQRRRARDGGRNRGAAARRRTESYRELLDRHGRTDFVGYTDLHTGTELLAVLRDGRPVGSAGEGDRVELVLRRSPFYAESGGQVGDTGRIRTAEGGLVEITDTRYGLDGLHVQHGRVDSGEVRPGEPVTAEVDGARRAATERSHSATHVLHAMLRRVLGPHARQQGSLVAPGRLRFDFTHFAPVDGTALDTVGQLVDDYLLDDPEVRVWQASRAEAEAAGATAFFGDRYGEQVRIVDIGDASRELCGGTHVGHGTQAGPVRILGESSVGAGVRRIEALTGRDALRYADTERRLLAELGRLVGGRPDDLLDTLGRRLEALAEAEAALRRYRRAELDAIAGTLLGQHRAVGSGWLVGARRDDLTAAELRTVASGVLARSPAGTPTVVVLATADGDRAQFVAGLDRTLLDRGGRARDLLAEPGRLIGGGAGGTGPLANAGGRRADRVDEALSRAEAAAVALLTRHPN, from the coding sequence ACTTCTCCTTCGGCGACTACTTCAAGACGGAGGCCGTCGCGTACGCCTGGGAGCTGTTCACCCGGCACTACCAGCTCGACCCGGAGCGACTGTGGGCCACCGTCTACACCGGCGACGAGGAGACGGTCGACCTGTGGCGCCGGATCGGGGTGCCGGAGCGCCGGATCCAGCGCCTCGGCATGGCGGACAACTACTGGTCGACGGGGGTACCCGGCCCGGCGGGTCCGTCCTCCGAACTCTGCTACGACCGGGGTCCGGCGTTCGGTGCCGAGGGCGGCCCGGCGGTCGACGGCGAGCGGTACGTCGAACTCTGGAACCTGGTCTTCATGCAGCACCGACGCGGCGAGGGCGGGGTGAAGGAGGACTTCCCGATCCTCGGCGACCTGCCGAGGCGCAACATCGACACCGGACTGGGCCTGGACCGGCTCGCCGCGATCCTCCAGGACGTCGAGACGGTCTGCCAGACCGACCTGCTCGCCCCGACCCTGCACCTGGTGGCGGAACTCGCCGGGCGGCCGTACCCGGGCCGGGACGGCAGCCTGGAGTCGGTCTCCTTCCAGGTGGTCGCCGAGCACGCCCGGAGCATCGCGTTCCTGGTCGCCGACGGTGTGCTCCCCGGCAACGAGGGGCGCGGCTACGTGCTGCGCCGGATCATGCGCCGGGCGGTCCGGCACGCCCGCACGCTCGGCATCACCGGGCCGGTGCTCGGCGCGGTCACCGGCAGCGTCGTGGCGAACCTCGGCGAGGCGTGGCCGGAACTCGTCGACCGCCGCGAGCTGGTCGAGTCGGTCACCGCGCACGAGGAGGAGGCGTTCGGCGGTACCCTCCGGCAGGGCGGCCGGCTGCTCGACGCGGCGATCGGCCGGGCCCGGCAGACCGACGCTGGGCGGCTCTCCGGCGAGACCGCGTTCGAGCTGCACGACACGTACGGCTTCCCGATCGACCTCACCGTCGAGGCGGCCCGGGCGGCCGGTCTCGACGTCGACCGGGACCGCTACGCGACCCTGCTCGACGAGCAGCGCCGGCGGGCCCGCGACGGCGGCCGGAATCGCGGCGCGGCGGCGCGGCGCCGGACGGAGAGCTACCGGGAACTGCTCGACCGGCACGGCCGGACCGACTTCGTCGGCTACACCGACCTGCACACCGGAACCGAGCTGCTCGCCGTGCTGCGGGACGGCCGGCCGGTCGGGTCGGCCGGCGAGGGCGACCGGGTCGAGCTGGTGCTCCGGCGCAGCCCGTTCTACGCCGAGTCGGGCGGGCAGGTCGGCGACACCGGCCGGATCCGCACCGCCGAGGGCGGGCTGGTCGAGATCACCGACACCCGGTACGGGCTGGACGGCCTGCACGTGCAGCACGGCCGGGTCGACTCCGGCGAGGTACGCCCCGGCGAGCCGGTGACGGCGGAGGTCGACGGTGCACGGCGGGCGGCGACCGAACGCTCCCACTCGGCGACGCACGTACTGCACGCGATGCTGCGTCGGGTACTCGGCCCGCACGCCCGGCAGCAGGGCTCACTCGTCGCGCCCGGCCGGCTCCGCTTCGACTTCACGCACTTCGCCCCGGTGGACGGGACCGCGCTGGACACCGTCGGCCAACTGGTCGACGACTACCTGCTCGACGACCCGGAGGTGCGGGTCTGGCAGGCGAGCCGGGCCGAGGCGGAGGCGGCCGGCGCCACCGCGTTCTTCGGCGACCGCTACGGCGAACAGGTCCGGATCGTCGACATCGGCGACGCCTCCCGGGAACTGTGCGGGGGTACCCACGTCGGGCACGGCACCCAGGCCGGACCGGTACGTATCCTCGGCGAGTCCTCCGTCGGCGCCGGCGTACGCCGGATCGAGGCGCTCACCGGCCGGGACGCCCTCCGGTACGCCGACACGGAACGGCGTCTGCTGGCCGAACTGGGCCGGCTGGTCGGCGGCCGCCCCGACGACCTGCTCGACACGCTCGGCAGGCGGCTGGAGGCGCTCGCCGAGGCGGAGGCGGCGCTGCGCCGGTACCGGCGTGCCGAACTCGACGCGATCGCCGGGACCCTGCTCGGGCAGCACCGGGCGGTCGGCTCCGGCTGGCTGGTCGGCGCACGGCGCGACGACCTGACTGCGGCGGAACTGCGGACCGTGGCCAGCGGCGTACTGGCCCGGAGTCCGGCCGGCACACCGACGGTGGTGGTACTCGCGACGGCGGACGGCGATCGGGCGCAGTTCGTGGCCGGGCTGGACCGGACGCTGCTGGACCGGGGCGGCCGGGCCCGTGACCTGCTCGCCGAGCCGGGACGGCTGATCGGCGGCGGTGCCGGTGGCACGGGCCCGCTCGCCAACGCGGGCGGCCGACGGGCGGACCGGGTCGACGAGGCACTCTCCCGCGCCGAGGCGGCAGCCGTCGCCCTGCTGACCCGCCACCCCAACTGA
- a CDS encoding SDR family oxidoreductase — protein MPYPTGPETSGRTSFSDSAGSIVVTGGARGVGRAIVERLLRTADRVVVLDQDRAAPARLADHPAGPRLVVVSGDAADEAVTERAADEATAAGPLRGWVNNAAVFRDASLHDTPAREVLDLIGANLDATVLGCGTAIRRFLGTGVPGAIVNVSSHQAQRPVPGSLPYATAKAAVEGLTRALAVEYGRYGIRVNAVALGSITTERYAALLAAQDPAGVERIERDMRRLHPIGRIGRPEEVAATVAHLLSPEASLLTGVVLPVDGGRSALGLDPEAP, from the coding sequence ATGCCGTACCCGACCGGCCCGGAAACCTCCGGGCGCACGTCCTTTTCGGACAGTGCGGGATCGATCGTGGTCACCGGCGGCGCCCGTGGCGTCGGCCGGGCGATCGTGGAGCGGCTGCTCCGCACCGCCGACCGGGTGGTGGTGCTCGACCAGGACCGTGCGGCACCGGCCCGGCTCGCCGACCATCCGGCCGGGCCACGGCTGGTGGTGGTCTCCGGTGACGCGGCCGACGAGGCGGTGACGGAACGCGCCGCCGACGAGGCGACCGCCGCCGGACCGCTGCGCGGCTGGGTGAACAACGCTGCCGTGTTCCGGGACGCCTCGCTGCACGACACCCCCGCCCGGGAGGTACTCGACCTCATCGGGGCGAACCTCGACGCCACGGTGCTGGGCTGCGGGACCGCGATCCGCCGCTTCCTCGGCACCGGCGTCCCGGGCGCGATCGTGAACGTCTCGTCGCACCAGGCCCAGCGGCCGGTGCCGGGCTCCCTGCCGTACGCGACGGCGAAGGCGGCCGTGGAGGGCCTGACCCGCGCCCTCGCCGTGGAGTACGGCCGGTACGGCATCCGGGTCAACGCGGTCGCCCTCGGTTCGATCACGACCGAGCGCTATGCCGCCCTGCTGGCCGCGCAGGACCCGGCCGGCGTCGAGCGGATCGAGCGGGACATGCGCCGGCTGCACCCGATCGGCCGGATCGGTCGCCCCGAGGAGGTCGCCGCCACCGTCGCGCACCTGCTCTCGCCCGAGGCGAGCCTGCTCACCGGAGTCGTGCTGCCGGTCGACGGCGGACGCTCCGCGCTCGGCCTGGATCCCGAGGCGCCCTGA
- a CDS encoding pyridoxamine 5-phosphate oxidase translates to MASWREIEQDAPGFAARVRERFSAGTHKSIATLRRDGSPRISGLELEFGDGEVTLGMMSGSMKLLDVRRDPRIAVHSPTIDPPGDAPESWSGDAKLAGRVVPVPPPADNPHENAGFFRIDISEAVLTYVGTPADHLVIESWHPGTGWRRRSRD, encoded by the coding sequence GTGGCGAGCTGGCGGGAGATCGAACAGGACGCCCCGGGCTTCGCGGCGCGGGTGCGGGAACGCTTCTCGGCCGGTACCCACAAGAGCATCGCGACGCTGCGCCGGGACGGCTCGCCCCGGATCAGCGGTCTCGAACTCGAGTTCGGCGACGGAGAGGTCACACTCGGCATGATGAGCGGCTCGATGAAGCTGCTCGACGTGCGGCGGGATCCGCGGATCGCCGTGCACAGCCCGACCATCGACCCGCCCGGGGACGCTCCGGAAAGTTGGTCGGGTGACGCCAAGCTCGCCGGCCGGGTGGTCCCGGTGCCGCCGCCGGCCGACAACCCGCACGAGAACGCCGGGTTCTTCCGGATCGACATCAGCGAGGCGGTGCTGACGTACGTCGGCACGCCCGCCGACCATCTCGTGATCGAGTCGTGGCACCCGGGTACCGGTTGGCGGCGACGCAGCCGGGACTGA